Proteins encoded by one window of Helicobacter winghamensis ATCC BAA-430:
- a CDS encoding Rha family transcriptional regulator — MNVVINKQEVQFSTQDNQTFCTSLDVARVFGKQHKHILVSIERILSDLREIGASNEMLNFRQVVRTSQTTNPKNGKIVNRKMPMYNLTRDGFSLLAMGFTGKTALQWKIAFLNAFNEMERLLKKELLNPNKYIIDLMALVQPNLPQSDYKISVIITDKPHSKEAKNIFSLDYLVDNRTPKDPKNSQ, encoded by the coding sequence ATGAATGTGGTTATTAATAAACAAGAAGTGCAATTTAGCACTCAAGATAATCAAACTTTTTGCACAAGTTTAGATGTAGCTAGGGTTTTTGGAAAGCAACATAAACATATACTAGTAAGCATTGAACGCATTTTAAGCGATTTACGAGAAATAGGGGCTTCCAACGAAATGCTCAATTTTCGGCAGGTCGTAAGAACCTCGCAAACAACGAACCCTAAAAATGGAAAGATAGTTAATAGAAAAATGCCTATGTATAATCTAACCAGAGATGGTTTTTCACTTTTAGCAATGGGCTTTACAGGAAAAACTGCACTACAATGGAAAATCGCTTTTTTAAATGCCTTTAATGAAATGGAAAGACTTCTAAAAAAAGAACTTCTAAATCCTAATAAATACATTATAGATTTAATGGCACTTGTGCAACCAAATTTGCCTCAAAGTGATTACAAAATTAGTGTAATTATAACAGATAAACCTCACTCTAAAGAAGCTAAAAATATTTTTTCTTTGGATTATCTTGTTGATAATCGCACACCAAAAGACCCAAAGAATTCGCAATGA